The Priestia koreensis genomic interval CTATACGGATCACTTTATTTACGATTTTCGCTGGGTATTAAAAGTAGCAACGTTGGTCATTTTTTATCGAACGGTTGTTTATTTTACGGTTAATGACCGAACGTATAAAATGCCTGTTTCGCTTTCGTTTGTCTTAATTGGTTTCTTTATTTGGGTAGCAGAAAATATCGCGACCTTTTTTAGCGCCTGGCAATATCCAAATCAAGAGCAAGGTTGGCACCTCGTTGGAATCGGGAAGATGAGCTCTTGGCTCCTTCTTGTCATTGTAAGCTTTATGATTGTAGCGACGCTAAAGCATGTAAAGGGAAAAATGAAACAAGCACCGAAGCTCAAAACAGAAAAAACCTCCTTTTAAAGGGAGGTTTTTTTCTGTTCATGATTAATTATTTGTTGGGAACGAACGTTGGAAGAACTCTGAGATCTCTTTTCCTAAACCAGATACAGGGTTGCCTTTTTCTAGCTGTTTTCCGTAACCTTGCATACGGTCAAACACATCAGGATTGGTTGAAACAAACACATCATTGATGCTGTTATCTGATTTACGCACTTCTTTGGCAATTTTCTTTTTTACTTCTTTTGTACGATCTTCGTTTACATTGTCTTCTAAAATAGCTGCTACGTATGCATTATGATTCGTTGTAATCACGTTTGCATTTTTAACATCTTTCAATTTTGTAATACGATTTGCTGCGTCATCTGCCACGTCCATGCGATCTGCACGGTTGTTGTTATCATCATTGATATTTGCGTCGTTGTCCACGTTTCCACTCATATCATTGTCATTATTTTTGTAGCTGACGTTACGCGTACCGTTATCGTTCATTCCATCATCTTGACCTTCATTTTTAGATGAACATCCAGCGACTAATGACACCGCTAGTGCTCCGTATAAAGTTGCTGTTAGTAGCTTTTTCATGTAAACCACACTCCTTTTTATTTTT includes:
- a CDS encoding YhcN/YlaJ family sporulation lipoprotein — protein: MKKLLTATLYGALAVSLVAGCSSKNEGQDDGMNDNGTRNVSYKNNDNDMSGNVDNDANINDDNNNRADRMDVADDAANRITKLKDVKNANVITTNHNAYVAAILEDNVNEDRTKEVKKKIAKEVRKSDNSINDVFVSTNPDVFDRMQGYGKQLEKGNPVSGLGKEISEFFQRSFPTNN